From the Nonlabens marinus S1-08 genome, one window contains:
- a CDS encoding DUF3307 domain-containing protein: protein MTLAILVKLILAHLIGDFFLQTTKSVKSKEKNKLKSAALYFHVLIHGILAAIAVWDIELWYIPLIIMISHLLIDAGKLYATNKKNKRWLFLADQVAHIAVIILIFIESTSNFADFELEIPIQVWILILCLVFLTTPVSIALKTFFTRWKLSPGNTGINSLKNAGNWIGIIERLLVFIFIVVGQFGAVGFLLAAKSVFRFGDLNREHNMKLTEYVLIGTLLSFGIAILTGLAFQKLVQL, encoded by the coding sequence ATGACGCTAGCCATACTCGTTAAACTCATCCTCGCTCATCTGATAGGCGATTTCTTTCTTCAGACCACTAAAAGTGTCAAGAGCAAAGAAAAGAACAAACTCAAATCTGCAGCACTTTATTTTCATGTTCTGATTCATGGGATCCTTGCAGCTATTGCTGTCTGGGATATTGAGCTATGGTACATACCATTGATCATCATGATATCACATTTATTGATTGACGCAGGGAAGTTGTATGCTACCAATAAAAAAAACAAACGCTGGTTATTCCTGGCAGATCAAGTAGCTCATATTGCGGTAATCATATTGATTTTCATAGAGTCAACATCAAATTTTGCAGACTTTGAATTGGAAATACCTATTCAAGTATGGATTCTTATTTTGTGCCTAGTGTTCCTGACCACACCTGTAAGCATTGCCCTTAAAACTTTTTTTACCAGATGGAAGTTGAGCCCAGGGAACACTGGAATCAATTCCTTAAAAAATGCAGGTAATTGGATAGGTATTATTGAACGTTTATTGGTGTTCATTTTTATTGTTGTGGGGCAATTTGGAGCTGTAGGTTTTCTATTAGCAGCCAAATCTGTTTTTAGGTTTGGCGACCTTAACAGAGAGCACAATATGAAACTAACGGAATATGTATTGATCGGGACTTTGCTTAGCTTTGGCATCGCGATTCTTACAGGGCTTGCGTTTCAAAAACTCGTACAACTATGA
- a CDS encoding acyl-CoA thioesterase, whose protein sequence is MSAKFKTPEESRVTLSMLMLPSHANFSGKIHGGHILSLVDQIAFACASKHSHNYCVTASVDVVDFLAPIEVGEMVTLKATVNYVGNTSMVIGIRVDAEDIKSGISKHCNSSYVTMVAKDENGKTVAVPGLKLTTETHIRRFAREIRRKSIKRESAREMKATNFSAAEFVKQLKDYNVELPS, encoded by the coding sequence ATGTCTGCAAAATTCAAAACACCAGAAGAATCCAGAGTTACGCTTTCCATGCTGATGTTGCCATCCCATGCTAATTTCTCTGGAAAAATTCATGGAGGCCACATCTTATCATTAGTAGATCAAATTGCATTTGCCTGTGCATCAAAACACAGCCACAACTACTGTGTAACCGCTAGTGTTGATGTTGTAGATTTCTTAGCTCCTATAGAAGTTGGCGAAATGGTGACGCTCAAAGCCACTGTAAATTATGTAGGGAACACCTCTATGGTTATAGGAATACGAGTGGATGCAGAGGATATCAAGTCCGGAATATCCAAACATTGCAACTCCAGCTATGTTACCATGGTTGCCAAAGATGAAAACGGAAAAACGGTTGCCGTTCCTGGATTGAAATTAACGACAGAAACTCACATACGTAGGTTTGCACGTGAAATAAGACGTAAGAGCATCAAGCGAGAGTCCGCTCGAGAGATGAAGGCTACCAACTTTTCGGCTGCTGAATTTGTGAAGCAGTTGAAGGATTATAATGTGGAGCTGCCATCTTAG